The following proteins are encoded in a genomic region of Acidobacteriota bacterium:
- a CDS encoding PA2169 family four-helix-bundle protein: protein MTTDAIPLYDATASNDDVISKLNGLIETCKDGQEGFKVAAEGIERSELKTVFYEFSQQRADFVGVLQELVRSLGGDPEKSGSLSAAVHRGWMDIKSLVTGKDEKAILNECERGEDYAKEAYADALNTALPTNIADVVAQQSHAVLAAHNRIKALRNAEARSATP, encoded by the coding sequence ATGACGACAGATGCAATTCCGTTATACGACGCGACAGCGTCGAATGATGACGTCATCTCAAAGCTCAACGGTCTGATCGAGACCTGCAAGGACGGTCAAGAAGGCTTTAAGGTGGCCGCCGAAGGCATCGAGCGGTCTGAGCTGAAAACGGTATTCTACGAATTTTCGCAGCAGCGTGCCGATTTTGTCGGCGTTCTGCAGGAACTGGTTCGGTCGCTTGGCGGCGATCCTGAAAAGTCGGGCAGTTTGAGTGCCGCCGTTCACCGCGGATGGATGGACATCAAATCGCTGGTGACAGGCAAAGACGAAAAAGCGATCCTCAATGAATGCGAACGAGGCGAAGACTACGCCAAAGAAGCATACGCCGACGCTTTGAACACCGCTTTGCCGACGAACATCGCCGATGTCGTCGCCCAGCAGTCGCATGCTGTACTGGCCGCCCACAACCGCATAAAGGCCCTGAGAAACGCTGAAGCAAGATCGGCAACACCATAG
- a CDS encoding ABC transporter ATP-binding protein, with protein MNNSGTILSVDGLRTYFHTEDGVVKAVDGISFELQKGETLGIVGESGSGKSVTNLSVMRLIPEPPGEIAGGKVVFDGIDVLDLPIDEVRKIRGRRIAMIFQDPMTSLNPFLKISKQLMEVTQLHLGHTKQQAREHAIKMLKTVGISDAEQRIDSYPHEFSGGMRQRVMIAIALSCDPELLIADEPTTALDVTIQAQILELIKDLRTRMGTSVILITHDLGVVAGMTDKIIVMYAGKVFEQAPTRELFATPANPYTKGLLRSVPDPAHEQGKELYQIPGLPPDVAHLPPGCPFAERCDRAEDICRREFPPFVEINADHHSLCHFAGDVYRESKTDAADRAAN; from the coding sequence ATGAACAACAGCGGCACAATATTGTCTGTCGATGGCTTGAGGACCTATTTCCACACCGAAGACGGCGTGGTCAAGGCCGTCGACGGCATTTCGTTTGAATTGCAAAAGGGCGAGACGCTTGGCATTGTAGGCGAATCGGGATCCGGTAAATCGGTGACGAACCTGTCGGTGATGCGGCTGATACCCGAACCTCCGGGCGAGATCGCGGGCGGCAAGGTCGTATTTGACGGCATCGATGTTCTGGATCTGCCGATCGATGAAGTGCGAAAGATCCGCGGGCGGCGGATAGCGATGATCTTTCAGGACCCGATGACGTCGCTCAACCCGTTCCTTAAGATCTCGAAACAATTGATGGAGGTGACGCAGCTTCATCTCGGGCATACAAAGCAACAGGCTCGCGAACACGCCATCAAGATGCTCAAGACGGTCGGCATCTCAGACGCCGAACAGCGTATCGATAGCTATCCGCACGAGTTCTCAGGCGGTATGCGTCAGCGTGTGATGATCGCGATCGCATTGAGCTGCGACCCCGAATTGCTAATCGCCGACGAACCGACAACTGCTCTCGACGTGACGATTCAGGCCCAGATACTCGAATTGATCAAAGATCTAAGAACGCGAATGGGTACGAGCGTGATCCTGATCACGCACGACCTCGGCGTCGTCGCCGGAATGACCGACAAGATCATCGTGATGTATGCAGGCAAGGTTTTCGAACAAGCACCAACGCGTGAGCTGTTCGCGACGCCTGCGAATCCATATACAAAAGGCCTGCTTCGCAGCGTGCCAGATCCGGCACACGAGCAAGGCAAAGAACTGTATCAAATTCCGGGCCTGCCGCCTGATGTCGCTCATCTTCCGCCCGGCTGTCCGTTTGCCGAGCGATGCGATCGGGCCGAGGATATTTGCCGTCGCGAATTTCCGCCGTTCGTCGAGATAAATGCGGATCATCACTCACTTTGCCATTTTGCCGGAGACGTTTATCGGGAATCAAAGACCGATGCTGCCGATAGGGCCGCCAACTAA
- a CDS encoding tetratricopeptide repeat protein — MRSIIPILILLFVCSSYGQATAKADLSRLNAELAAAYKSKDLDAALGIAVQVAELSSSVYGKEHFQTGVAIENVGIIYQEKKKYREALDRLENAKRIFETDIAANKAKILNLISRMSIVCFQKEDKKCESIYLSKALEFARSNFGPESKETLLPTMDIATRNSIAGDFDSARVSFLSAFRIASLNFGPTSKEVDKVGDAVKCAYGRDTTPDSAKYDSFTKEQFQILGIKRNDISTLNKDALFLYEPAYPKYVWLIGRGKVIVKVMIGEDGLVEEARSICGVSKDLAEIAEKAAMKCKFRPTIVDGKPVKTSGAIEYNFGS, encoded by the coding sequence ATGAGATCAATAATTCCCATCTTGATACTCTTGTTCGTTTGCTCTTCGTACGGGCAGGCGACGGCAAAGGCGGACCTGAGCAGGCTTAACGCAGAGCTCGCTGCTGCCTACAAGTCCAAAGATCTGGACGCCGCACTCGGGATCGCCGTGCAAGTTGCCGAGCTCAGCAGTTCGGTCTACGGAAAAGAGCATTTCCAGACCGGTGTTGCAATCGAAAATGTCGGGATAATATATCAGGAAAAGAAAAAATACCGCGAAGCGTTGGATCGTCTGGAGAACGCGAAACGCATCTTCGAAACCGACATCGCTGCAAACAAGGCAAAGATCCTCAACCTGATCTCAAGGATGTCGATAGTTTGTTTTCAAAAGGAAGATAAGAAATGTGAGTCTATTTACTTGTCGAAGGCCCTTGAGTTTGCCAGATCCAATTTTGGACCGGAAAGCAAAGAGACACTTTTGCCTACGATGGATATCGCGACCCGCAATAGTATTGCCGGTGATTTCGACAGTGCTCGTGTGTCCTTTCTGTCAGCGTTTAGGATCGCGTCGCTCAATTTTGGCCCGACGAGCAAAGAAGTCGACAAGGTCGGTGATGCGGTCAAATGTGCATACGGGCGGGACACGACCCCGGATTCAGCCAAGTATGACTCGTTTACCAAGGAGCAATTCCAGATACTCGGTATCAAGCGAAACGACATTTCGACCTTGAATAAGGACGCACTTTTCCTTTACGAACCGGCATACCCAAAATATGTTTGGCTTATCGGGCGTGGAAAGGTGATCGTCAAGGTCATGATCGGCGAAGACGGTTTGGTCGAAGAAGCAAGATCGATCTGCGGCGTGTCAAAAGACCTGGCTGAGATCGCAGAGAAGGCGGCGATGAAGTGTAAGTTTCGCCCAACTATTGTTGACGGAAAGCCGGTTAAAACGAGCGGTGCGATCGAATATAATTTCGGTTCATAA
- a CDS encoding ATP-binding cassette domain-containing protein: MFQKISNVFVYFGAISLILLFAGFIFSAYLPTSFFYPMTLVLVGVAVLSIFLIIVIFLVQSVAHYLSQRKMRDKRKELQMIFQDPYASLNPRMTVGNIIGEPIRTFGIGGGSVDARVQELMETVGLSRRFAKRYPHEFSGGQRQRIGIARALAVDPEFIVADEPISALDVSIQAQIMNLMERLQGEKDLTYLFISHDLRAVRHLSDRVAVMYLGRIVELAGGKEIYRNPLMPYTQALISAVPVPDPEIEAKRERIILKGDVPSPIDPPRGCHFHTRCQFAIPECSAASPKLVEIKPLHFAACMRINAENPNIAENAAQGLGAIGS, encoded by the coding sequence ATGTTCCAAAAGATCTCAAATGTTTTCGTCTATTTTGGAGCAATTTCGCTAATACTCTTATTCGCAGGTTTTATCTTTTCAGCTTATTTGCCGACGTCATTTTTCTATCCGATGACGCTGGTACTAGTTGGTGTGGCGGTACTGAGTATATTTTTGATAATAGTCATCTTTTTGGTGCAGTCCGTCGCTCATTATCTTTCACAACGAAAGATGCGTGATAAACGGAAAGAACTGCAGATGATCTTTCAGGATCCTTATGCCTCGCTCAATCCGCGAATGACGGTCGGCAATATCATCGGCGAACCGATCCGTACGTTTGGCATCGGCGGCGGCTCGGTCGATGCCCGAGTTCAGGAATTGATGGAGACCGTCGGCCTCTCGCGACGATTTGCGAAACGTTATCCGCACGAATTCTCAGGCGGCCAGCGTCAGCGTATCGGTATAGCTCGAGCTCTCGCCGTCGATCCGGAGTTCATTGTCGCTGACGAACCGATCTCGGCTCTCGATGTCTCGATCCAGGCCCAGATAATGAACCTGATGGAACGGCTCCAGGGTGAAAAGGACCTGACATACCTCTTTATCTCGCACGACCTGCGTGCCGTCCGCCACTTGTCGGATCGTGTCGCGGTGATGTATCTCGGCCGCATCGTTGAGCTTGCCGGCGGCAAAGAGATCTACCGCAACCCGTTGATGCCGTACACTCAGGCACTGATCTCAGCAGTTCCCGTCCCTGATCCTGAGATCGAAGCCAAACGAGAACGTATCATCCTGAAAGGCGATGTCCCCTCGCCGATCGATCCGCCCCGAGGCTGTCATTTTCACACACGCTGCCAGTTTGCGATCCCTGAGTGCTCGGCCGCGTCGCCAAAACTCGTTGAGATCAAACCGCTCCACTTCGCAGCCTGCATGCGAATCAACGCCGAAAACCCAAACATAGCCGAAAACGCCGCCCAAGGACTCGGAGCTATCGGCTCATAA